In Trichoderma breve strain T069 chromosome 4, whole genome shotgun sequence, the following proteins share a genomic window:
- a CDS encoding dehydrogenase e1 component domain-containing protein: MFSRAALRVPRALPLRTRAPAAFAVAARSVTTDAASASLNQSVPKSDDEPFQVTLSDESFETYELDPPPYTIEVTKKELKQMYYEMVAIRQMEMAADRLYKEKKIRGFCHLSTGQEAVAVGIEHAITKEDDVITAYRCHGFAMMRGGSVRSIIGELLGRREGISYGKGGSMHMFAKSFYGGNGIVGAQVPVGAGLAFAHKYSGRKNASVILYGDGASNQGQVFEAFNMAKLWNLPALFGCENNKYGMGTSAARSSALTDYYKRGQYIPGLKVNGMDVLAVKAAVKYGKEWTAADKGPMVLEYVTYRYGGHSMSDPGTTYRTREEIQRMRSTNDAIAGLKQKIIDWEVSTEEELKSIDKAARSHVAEEVAAAEAMAVPEAKPEILFEDIYVRGSEPQYIRGRTVDENHYFSK; this comes from the exons ATGTTCTCCAGAGCAGCTCTTCGAGTCCCCCGGGCTCTGCCTCTGCGCACCAGAGCCCCTGCGGCCTTTGCCGTCGCTGCCCGGTCCGTCACCACCGATGCCGCTTCAGCATCTCTGAACCAGTCGGTGCCCAAG TCCGATGATGAGCCCTTCCAGGTTACTCTCAGCGACGAGAGCTTCGAGACCTACGAGCTGGACCCTCCGCCTTACACGATTGAGGTGACcaagaaggagctgaagcagaTGTACTACGAAATGGTCGCCATCAG acagatggagatggctgcCGATCGCTTGtacaaggagaagaagatccgCGGTTTCTGCCACCTGTCTACCGGTCAGGAGGCCGTTGCTGTTGGTATCGAGCatgccatcaccaaggaggaCGACGTCATCACTGCCTACCGATGCCACGGTTTCGCCATGATGCGTGGCGGCTCTGTCCGATCCATTATCGGCGAGCTTCTCGGCCGCCGTGAGGGTATCTCCTACGGAAAGGGCGGCTCCATGCACATGTTCGCCAAGAGCTTCTACGGTGGCAACGGTATTGTCGGCGCCCAGGTTCCTGTCGGCGCTGGCTTGGCTTTTGCCCACAAGTACTCCGGCCGCAAGAACGCCAGTGTCATTCTGTACGGTGACGGTGCCAGCAACCAGGGCCAGGTCTTTGAGGCCTTCAACATGGCTAAGCTGTGGAACCTTCCTGCTCTGTTTGGCTGCGAGA ACAACAAGTATGGTATGGGTACTTCTGCTGCTCGCTCCTCTGCTTTGACCGACTACTACAAGCGTGGACAGTACATTCCCGGTCTGAAGGTCAACGGCATGGATGTTCTCGCCGTCAAGGCCGCCGTCAAGTATGGCAAGGAGTGGACTGCTGCTGACAAGGGCCCCATGGTTCTCGAATACGTCACCTACCGATATGGTGGTCACTCCATGTCCGACCCCGGCACCACCTACCGTACCCGTGAGGAGATCCAGCGCATGCGCTCAACCAACGACGCCATTGCCGGACTCAAGCAGAAGATCATCGACTGGGAGGTCAGcaccgaggaggagctcaagagcATTGACAAGGCTGCCCGCAGCCACGTTGCCGAGGAGGTCGCCGCTGCTGAGGCCATGGCCGTCCCTGAGGCCAAGCCCGAGATTCTCTTCGAGGACATTTACGTTCGCGGCTCAGAGCCCCAGTACATCCGCGGCCGTACCGTCGATGAGAACCACTACTTCTCCAAATAA
- a CDS encoding ATP dependent DNA ligase domain-containing protein translates to MAPKQATLGKFFGAKTGAPVRQTTLAFATKAGSKETAKDKAEEDGSEGDASTKENSDPEKDSKKRPRSPKKNKEAKAAVVEPKADEDEDDAPVTKRIRRTRVKIEDDEDEAPQSPPKSSIKEEAPSSPPAKRKRSPSPKSSPKSRSQSPKPAKATKEKKNAAVEEDGDKVMKDEESSESASEVESDTEEKKAVTAKARKAQQTMLQKHEKDPYPDWKAGTPVPYAALCKTFSLIELTTKRLIIMEHCSRFLRQVMRLTPDDLLPTVLLMINKLAPDYAGIELGIGESLIMKAIGETTGRSLQVIKADQKEIGDLGLVAVKSRSTQPTMFKPKPLTVRGVHQGLMAIATVTGNGAQGRKVDGIKKLLSSSDSHLKEKVDINKDKGGPSEAKYIIRFLEGKLRLGLADRTVLVSLAQAVVAHEAEVKGKIPSTTDLENGESILKTVYSELPSYDVIIPAMLQYGIQNLREHCKLRPGVPLKPMLAKPTKAITEVLDRFEGQTFTCEYKYDGERAQIHYVAKDTSQGSGVSSIFSRNSEDLSKKYPDVLAKLTTWVKEDTKSFVLDCETVAWDMLEKKVLPFQQLMTRKRKDVKTEDIKVKVCVFAFDLLYLNGEAVVEKSLRERRELLGTAFVPIEGEFAFATHMNGQELDEIQTFLDESVKASCEGLMVKMLDGKESGYEPSKRSRNWLKIKKDYLSGVGDSLDLVVLGAYYGKGKRTSVYGAFLLACYNASTDTYETVCNIGTGFSEQVLEDLYAQLSQITIARPKPFYSHSAGGQHQPDVWFEPRYVWEVKTADLTLSPRYKAGWKEGVDPAGEKGISLRFPRFIKIRDDKKPDEATSSRQVAEMYRKQESVTKSKGPSVDDDFEY, encoded by the exons ATGGCTCCGAAGCAGGCGACTCTGGG GAAGTTCTTTGGGGCGAAGACTGGTGCGCCCGTAAGGCAGACGACGCTGGCTTTTGCGACCAAGGCGGGGAGCAAGGAGACTGCCAAagacaaggccgaggaggacggGTCTGAAGGTGACGCAAGTACAAAAGAAAACTCAGATCCAGAAAAGG ATTCAAAAAAACGGCCGCGATCaccaaagaagaacaaggaagCAAAGGCAGCAGTGGTTGAGCCCAAAgcagacgaagatgaggacgacgccCCTGTTACGAAAAGAATCAGACGAACACGGGtcaagattgaagatgacgaagatgaggctcCCCAATCACCCCCAAAATCGTCAatcaaggaagaagccccaAGCAGCCCTCCTGCTAAGAGAAAGAGATCGCCGAGCCCCAAGTCAAGCCCCAAGTCGAGGTCTCAATCGCCAAAGCCAGCTAAAGcaacaaaggagaagaaaaatgctgcggttgaggaagatggcgacaAAGTTATGAAGGATGAGGAGTCTTCAGAGTCAGCATCAGAGGTTGAGAGCGATacggaagaaaagaaggctgTTACTGCCAAGGCGCGCAAAGCTCAACAGACAATGCTCCAGAAACATGAAAAAGACCCTTATCCCGACTGGAAAGCCGGAACCCCTGTACCATATGCGGCTCTTTGCAAGACGTTCTCTCTTATTGAGTTGACCACGAAACGATTGATCATTATGGAACACTGTTCGCGCTTCCTGCGTCAAGTCATGCGGCTCACTCCCGATGACCTGTTACCTACGGTTCTCCTCATGATCAACAAACTCGCTCCTGATTATGCAGGCAtcgagctcggcatcggTGAATCTCTGATCATGAAAGCAATCGGCGAAACAACCGGAAGAAGCTTGCAGGTTATAAAAGCCGATCAGAAAGAGATTGGCGATTTGGGCCTTGTCGCTGTGAAGAGCAGATCAACACAGCCAACCATGTTCAAACCCAAGCCGTTGACTGTGAGAGGTGTCCATCAAGGGTTGATGGCCATCGCGACAGTGACTGGTAATGGCGCCCAAGGCCGCAAAGTCGACGGAATCAAAAAGCTTTTATCTTCCTCAGATTCTCACTTGAAGGAAAAGGTAGACATCAACAAGGATAAGGGCGGCCCAAGCGAAGCAAAGTACATTATCCGATTTTTGGAGGGAAAACTTCGACTTGGTCTGGCAGACAGGACTGTTTTGGTTTCACTGGCCCAAGCCGTTGTCGCTCACGAAGCAGAGGTCAAGGGCAAAATCCCCAGCACCACAGATTTGGAAAATGGGGAGTCTATCCTCAAGACAGTTTACAG CGAGCTGCCAAGCTACGATGTCATCATCCCAGCTATGCTTCAGTATGGAATTCAAAATCTGAGAGAACACTGCAAGCTCCGGCCCGGTGTGCCTTTGAAACCTATGCTGGCCAAACCAACCAAGGCCATCACAGAGGTTCTGGATCGATTCGAAGGCCAGACATTTACATGCGAGTACAAATACGATGGCGAACGTGCTCAGATTCATTATGTGGCCAAGGATACGTCACAAGGCTCAGGAGtctcgtccatcttctctcgcAATTCCGAAGATCTATCCAAGAAGTATCCTGACGTTCTTGCGAAGCTCACCACGTGGGTCAAGGAAGATACAAAGAGCTTTGTTCTTGACTGCGAGACCGTGGCGTGGGATATGTTGGAGAAAAAGGTACTACCGTTCCAGCAACTCATGACtcgcaagagaaaagacgTAAAAACCGAGGATATCAAAGTCAAGGTTTgtgtctttgcctttgaccTGCTGTATTTGAACGGAGAGGCTGTTGTGGAAAAGTCGCTTCGTGAGCGAAGGGAACTTCTCGGCACTGCGTTCGTTCCAATTGAAGGCGAATTTGCATTTGCAACGCACATGAATGGTCAAGAGCTGGACGAGATCCAAACGTTCCTGGATGAGAGTGTCAAGGCATCCTGTGAGGGTctgatggtgaagatgctGGATGGCAAGGAGAGCGGATATGAGCCCAGCAAACGAAGTCGAAACTGGCTCAAG ATCAAAAAGGATTATCTCTCTGGCGTCGGTGACTCCTTGGACCTTGTTGTCTTGGGAGCCTACTATGGCAAGGGCAAACGAACATCCGTCTACGGCGCTTTTCTACTGGCGTGTTACAATGCTTCCACTGATACTTACGAAACCGTCTGCAACATTGGCACTGGTTTCTCAGAACAAGTCCTGGAAGATCTCTATGCTCAGCTCTCACAAATCACAATCGCTCGCCCCAAGCCGTTCTACTCACACTCCGCAGGTGGACAGCACCAGCCCGACGTCTGGTTCGAGCCACGCTACGTATGGGAGGTCAAGACGGCAGATTTGACCCTCAGCCCTCGCTACAAAGCTGGATGGAAAGAGGGCGTAGACCCGGCGGGCGAGAAGGGCATCAGTCTGAGATTCCCGCGGTTCATCAAAATTCGCGATGATAAGAAACCGGACGAGGCAACCTCTAGCAGGCAGGTTGCGGAAATGTACAGGAAACAGGAGAGCGTGACGAAGAGCAAGGGTCCGTCGGTGGATGACGACTTTGAGTATTAA
- a CDS encoding voltage gated chloride channel domain-containing protein, with product MSGAHEHLPAASSSSQTPAIITPDSSDELDFLDDHDSDILDHDPIHGDLGAPLSFKRKQKPALLSNPLRVFSTLTGSSSASPPRPQQRPSSSSRHQPSDSLNSVSGSLREAVFGSATAASSKDGKDGLAHDWYAEGPGRRVGYEDLTAIDWIFEYTKERQRLRVLGSSSGGGIIGYVRHLLDASQVWIVLLLTGLAVGVIAALIDITTDWLGDIKLGFCTSGPEGGHFYLNKNFCCYGYDQGSKCAGWRFWSEALGIHSGAGKWFIEYFFFLAFGVLFAYCAALLVQEYAIHAKHSGIPEIKTVLGGFVIRKFLGPWTLVTKSFGLVLAVSSGMWLGKEGPLVHVACCCANFFIKLFSNINDNEARKREVLSAAAASGISVAFGAPIGGVLFSLEQISYFFPDKTMWQSFVCAMAAAVILQAFDPFRSGKLVMYQTKYSHDWQGFEILPYAILGIIGGVYGGLFIKANMAVARWKKAKSWLPSPITQVLAVAFLTALVNYPNHYMKFQTSDLVSNLFTECSQNLDDQIGLCKTGAASAGTIVLLIFAALVGFLLATITFGLQIPAGIILPSMAIGALVGRAMGILMEIWVDNARGFFLFKTCAPDVPCITPATYAIVGASAALAGVTRMTVSIVVIMFELTGALTYVLPIMVAVMISKWVGDAFSRRGIYESWIHFNEYPFLDNSEEVAIPDVPVAEIMTRIEDLVVLTATGHTMASLSSILEMHPHRGFPVISDPREAILLGYISRAELSYNLKTAAQSPRSLPPETEAYFSHQPLADPRTSLDLRSWMDQTPLTLPSRTPLHLVVSYFQKLGLRYMLFTDRGVLQGLLTKKDIWYVLNGADETRRTIGLSSSSGAGHRAREQESGIMDEGRDEEQRGLLRPDDADDTDRGSIL from the exons ATGTCTGGAGCCCACGAGCATTTGCctgcagcttcatcatcctcccaGAcgcccgccatcatcacgccCGACTCGTCCGACGAGCTCGACTTCCTCGACGATCACGACAGCGACATCCTCGACCACGACCCGATCCATGGCGATCTCGGTGCGCCGCTGTCCTTCAAGCGCAAGCAGAAGCCCGCGCTGCTGTCCAACCCGCTGCGAGTCTTTTCCACGCTGACGGGCTCCTCGTCCGCATCGCCTCCGCGACCACAACAGCGcccttccagcagcagcagacacCAGCCGTCCGACTCGCTCAACAGCGTCTCTGGGTCGCTGCGAGAGGCAGTCTTTGGAAGCGCAACAGCCGCCAGCTCGAAGGATGGGAAAGATGGCCTCGCCCACGATTGGTATGCCGAGGGCCCCGGGCGACGAGTCGGCTACGAAGACTTGACGGCCATCGACTGGATCTTTGAATACACAAAAGAGCGACAGCGCCTGCGCGTGCTGGGTTCGAGCTCGGGCGGCGGCATCATTGGCTATGTCAGACACCTCTTGGACGCCAGCCAGGTCTGGATCGTGCTGCTGTTGACGGGCTTGGCGGTCGGTGTGATTGCGGCGCTCATCGACATCACCACCGACTGGCTGGGCGACATCAAGCTTGGTTTCTGTACCAGCGGGCCGGAGGGCGGGCATTTCTATCTGAACAAGAACTTTTGCTGCTATGGCTACGACCAGGGCTCCAAGTGCGCCGGATGGAGGTTTTGGAGCGAGGCTCTGGGCATCCACTCGGGCGCGGGCAAGTGGTTCATTGagtacttcttcttcttggcattTGGA GTCCTTTTCGCATACTGTGCGGCACTGCTCGTGCAGGAATATGCCATCCATGCTAAGCACAGTGGTATCCCCGAGATCAAGACCGTCTTGGGAGGATTCGTCATTCGCAAGTTTCTGGGCCCATGGACTCTGGTCACAAAGTCGTTTGGTTTG GTTCTTGCTGTCTCCTCGGGCATGTGGCTAGGAAAGGAGGGCCCTCTGGTTCATGTAGCATGTTGCTGCGCCAACTTTTTCATAAAGCTCTTCTCTAATATCAATGACAATGAAG CTCGAAAACGAGAAGTGCtctcagcggcagcagcatcaggcATCTCAGTTGCTTTTGGAGCCCCCATAGGAGGAGTGCTATTTAGTCTTGAG CAAATCTCCTACTTCTTCCCGGACAAGACCATGTGGCAGAGTTTCGTCTGCGCCATGGCCGCTGCCGTTATTCTTCAGGCCTTTGACCCCTTTAGGTCAGGCAAGCTTGTCATGTATCAGACAAAGTATAGCCATGACTGGCAAGGCTTTGAGATTTTGCCCTATGCCATCCTGGGCATCATCGGC GGCGTCTACGgtggcctcttcatcaaagccaacatGGCCGTCGCTCGATGGAAAAAGGCCAAATCCTGGCTCCCGAGCCCCATAACCCAAGTCCTCGCCGTAGCCTTCCTCACTGCTCTCGTAAACTACCCGAACCACTACATGAAGTTCCAGACTTCTGATCTGGTGTCCAATCTGTTCACTGAGTGCTCCCAGAACCTCGATGACCAGATTGGACTATGCAAGACTGGCGCAGCATCAGCCGGCACCATTgttctcctcatctttgcCGCTCTCGTCGGCTTCCTCCTTGCCACCATTACTTTTGGACTGCAGATTCCCGCGGGAATCATCCTGCCGTCCATGGCCATTGGCGCCTTGGTCGGCCGTGCTATGGGCATATTGATGGAGATTTGGGTGGACAACGCTcgaggcttcttcttgttcaagaCTTGCGCCCCTGACGTCCCATGCATCACGCCCGCTACATACGCCATCGTTGGTGCATCAGCAGCTCTGGCAGGCGTCACGCGCATGACCgtctccatcgtcgtcatcatgtTCGAGCTCACCGGCGCCCTCACGTACGTCCTGCCCATCATGGTCGCCGTCATGATTTCTAAATGGGTCGGCGACGCCTTCTCGCGCCGCGGCATCTACGAATCGTGGATTCACTTCAACGAATACCCATTCCTCGACAACAGCGAAGAAGTGGCCATCCCCGATGTCCCCGTCGCCGAGATTATGACTCGCATCGAAgacctcgtcgtcctcacGGCTACGGGCCACACCATGGCCTCGCTCAGCAGCATCCTCGAGATGCATCCCCACCGCGGCTTCCCCGTCATTTCTGACCCGCGAGAGGCTATTCTACTGGGATACATCTCCCGCGCCGAGCTCAGCTATAACCTGAAGACCGCGGCCCAGTCGCCGCGGAGCCTGCCCCCAGAAACGGAGGCTTACTTTTCGCACCAGCCACTCGCGGACCCGCGTACTTCGCTCGATTTGCGGTCGTGGATGGACCAGACGCCGCTCACTTTGCCGTCTCGCACGCCTCTGCATCTCGTCGTGTCGTATTTCCAGAAGCTGGGCCTACGATACATGCTTTTCACTGATCGTGGTGTTTTGCAGGGTCTGCTGACCAAAAAGGACATTTGGTACGTCCTCAACGGGgcagacgagacgagacgcaCTATTggtctttcttcctcttctggaGCTGGACATAGGGCGAGAGAGCAGGAGAGCGGCATTATGGATGAAGGTAGAGATGAGGAGCAGAGGGGCCTGCTGAGACctgatgatgcagatgataCTGATAGGGGATCGATATTATAA
- a CDS encoding neurochondrin domain-containing protein: MDSQDSKAEASSSTTPNANQDEVSISKIQTLLQAQDDTQRFVGLALLKSVLDNSPGLQQNDEVLQRLWDSIPAKFLDRLLRTGSNPSKRDSREMLDLAVSVLHTFVALLPTEATSQPKFTDRISKLVGAVLYGSEETVKMLLQVLHALVSSQEGAMALVKVEDLSSITEIAPSHAVAMDILRHAWLNAMVVVDDASYLADRIDRNVQSLVSSFRGTDAVTFLEFLGLLLRQASSEIVPPNPKWLNSVINFIRNLVTSRPNSAARSAYTNAAASLLRVYPKEASELIFKPENGDENPFSYLFVNLLLIDIRSSAPVLLEQLNKPEYSNTSRRLASAFDIICIFIGHLVRSLEDESLETLIMSPDNLLKLRKGISETMSVTIEYLRDRWDATFAGAMGLHPEARSGKAETSMGSRFTLTWDSLENIADEDPFILSAVRALAIWLREDENDMLRKEATGLTDMFMDLYRGSTTEKLDFRSPILVALEGLVTFDKGRNILLQNDGWKTLSKDLVEILQQDASAINEDETSRGIEIVRVLLQMAEQSSDTPEEWMNLITAVAAWDVFRERQAHPLVLELQVAALQLCCALLIKASIGMRKRFAHSISALVGIATQLGGGIPKDSFLREDIDDVVNVLGELSRSI; this comes from the exons ATGGACTCTCAAGACAGCAAAGcagaagcatcatcatctaccACACCCAATGCCAATCAAGATGAAGTCAGCATTTCCAAAATCCAAACTCTTCTCCAGGCACAAGACGATACCCAGCGATTCGTTGGATTAGCTCTTCTGAAATCCGTCCTGGACAACTCGCCAGGCCTCCAGCAGAACGATGAAGTGCTCCAAAGATTATGGGACAGTATCCCGGCCAAATTCCTGGACAGGCTACTACGTACCGGATCAAATCCTTCGAAAAGGGATTCCAGGGAGATGCTCGACTTGGCTGTGTCTGTTTTGCACACCTTTGTTGCTCTGCTGCCTACCGAGGCGACGTCTCAGCCCAAGTTTACAGACAGAATCTCCAAACTCGTCGGTGCTGTATTATATGG GTCAGAAGAAACAGTCAAGATGCTTTTACAGGTGCTTCATGCCCTCGTAAGTTCTCAAGAGGGCGCCATGGCACTCGTAAAAGTGGAAGACTTGAGCTCCATTACGGAAATTGCACCATCACACGCCGTTGCAATGGATATCCTGCGACATGCTTGGCTAAATGCCATGGTAGTCGTAGATGACGCATCATACTTAGCTGATCGCATAGATCGCAACGTACAGTCGTTGGTGTCCTCATTCCGAGGCACCGACGCTGTGACATTTCTTGAGTTTCTAGGGTTGCTGCTACGGCAAGCAAGCTCAGAA ATCGTTCCACCAAATCCGAAATGGCTAAACTCAGTCATCAACTTCATTCGAAATCTGGTAACCAGTAGGCCAAACTCTGCGGCCCGGTCAGCATACACGAATGCCGCCGCATCTCTCCTTCGGGTGTACCCCAAAGAAGCCTCGGAGTTGATATTCAAGCCTGAAAACGGCGATGAAAACCCATTCTCCTATCTAttcgtcaatcttcttctaaTCGATATCCGCTCATCAGCACCAGTGTTGCTAGAGCAGCTCAACAAACCTGAATATTCAAACACCTCTCGAAGGCTCGCTTCTGCATTTGACATTatatgcatcttcatcggaCATTTAGTCCGCTCATTGGAAGATGAGTCGCTCGAGACTCTAATCATGTCACCAGacaatcttctcaagctccGCAAAGGCATATCAGAAACCATGTCTGTCACCATCGAGTACCTTCGTGATCGATGGGACGCCACGTTTGCTGGAGCCATGGGGCTACATCCAGAAGCTCGATCTGGGAAGGCGGAAACTTCAATGGGATCACGGTTCACCCTCACATGGGACTCTTTAGAAAATATTGCTGATGAGGACCCCTTTATTCTCTCTGCCGTGAGGGCTCTCGCCATCTGGCTTCGCGAGGACGAAAACGACATGCTGAGGAAAGAGGCCACTGGCTTGACAGACATGTTCATGGACCTCTACCGCGGCAGTACAACTGAAAAGCTCGATTTCCGATCTCCCATTCTCGTCGCCCTCGAAGGTCTAGTTACATTCGACAAGGGCCGAaatattcttcttcagaacGACGGCTGGAAAACCCTCAGCAAGGACCTCGTCGAAATCCTCCAGCAGGACGCCTCTGCGATTAACGAGGACGAGACTTCTCGAGGAATCGAAATCGTCCGTGTGCTGCTCCAAATGGCAGAGCAAAGCAGCGATACCCCCGAAGAATGGATGAATCTCATCACGGCAGTGGCGGCGTGGGATGTCTTCAGGGAGCGCCAGGCACATCCTCTGGTTTTGGAACTTCAGGTTGCGGCTTTGCAGCTTTGCTGTGCGTTGTTGATAAAGGCGAGTATTGGTATGAGGAAGAGATTTGCACATTCGATTAGTGCGCTTGTGGGCATTGCAACGCAGTTGGGAGGAGGGATTCCAAAGGATAGCTTTTTAAGGGAGGATATTGACGATGTAGTGAACGTTCTAGGGGAGTTGTCACGTAGCATATGA